The Methanomassiliicoccus sp. genome segment GCCGATTTTATCCGCCCAGGCCTGAGTTACTGGGGCCCCACCGACAATGGTCTTTACCTTTCCTTTCAGACCTTCTTCCCTCATGGCTTCCTCTATCTTTAACTGGTTGACCATCGAAGTAGTCATCAATGAAGAAGAACCGATAAATTCAGCTCCATTTTTGGCAGCTTTGATGAAGCTATCGATTGGAACGTCCTTCCCAAGATTGGTGACATCGAAACCATCGACGGTTAACATTACTGCCACGATATCCTTGCCAATGGAGTGGACATCACCTTCAATCGTCCCTATCGCCACAACGCCCTTACTCTTCATCAGATTACTACTTCCTTTCTTCTTGATTTCCGGGACCAAGACAGCGATACCAGCCTGCATGGCGTCCGCAGCTGCAACTACATGCGGAAGGAAAAGCGTTCCTTGGTTGTACTTTTCACCAACAATGGCCATAGCAGGAGTGAATCCATCCTGAATGACGATAAGGGGATCGATATTATTCATGATCGATTCCTTTGCTACCTCTGCTGCTCCCTTCTTATTGTATCCCAAAACAGAGAGCTTGGCCTTTTGAACTATTTCATCCTTCGTTGCCATATATTTTCCCCCTTCATCCCTTATAATTTCTATCAGATTCCTTTACGACGGCCTTTACATCCCTCAGTATGTCGCGATTCAATGGTACTGGCTTATGTTCCTTTTTGATCTTCATGGCGGCTTCGTGGGCGACATCAACAATGTTTTTCGATCCATCCTTAGCCCAATCACCTATCATGCGGCGATCAAACAATACTGGATCTGACTGTTGATTGAAGTGGGCCAGGGTACTCTCATGACCGATAAAACTCCCACCTGCACCAATCTCAGCAGCTACATCCACAGCGAGCGTTTCTTCATTTACTGGTATGCCACGAGTGATGTTCATTATCATGCTGATAATGTCATGGTCTATCAGCAGTTCTTCGGCAGACATCGTCACACCCAATTCAAGCATACCTGCCCCATAAATCAGACTCGCACCGGCCATAGTTGGCAGAATGCCAGTAATAGTCTTTTCATGCCCGATCTGCGCATCGCAGATCTTCGCGTCCCCCTATATGCCGGCAACAAGGCAGGGAATTCTATAGTATCGTCCGAGGTCTGATACAGCAGCACTTATCATACCTAGTTCAGGTGAGCCAACCGGCGCAGTACCTCTCTTCACGTCAAAAATAGTGGTTGAGGACGCATAAAATACCGGATTTCCAGGATTCATTATCTGCAATAGAGTGAGTGCTGAGAGTACCTCGGCATTATGTGTCACAAGTGTCCCGGCCATATGGATTGATGATGTCCCGCCAGACATAGCCATTGACATATCCATAAAAGGATATCCAAATTCAGCACTCTTGATTAATGCTTGACACTGGTCGACACCCATTTCCAAAGGACTTGTTGGTGCACCACCCAGTGTGATTAGATGTTTATTCCGTGATTCCTCTTCATCGCCCCCATAAATCGCCTTTTCCATCTCGAAATAGGTATCGATATTCCTAGGAACAGTATCTGCTAAAACTGTATGTTTAGTGGTGTTTTCAAGAAATATCTGAAATTCGTGGACATCGTGTTCAGCGCGGGACCCAGCAAGATCTGTTGCAGAGAGAGAGTGAAAATTCACGCTAAAATTCTGAGCGTAATCCACAATCTTCGTTATTGTAGCGATGTCGTCCGTCGTTGAATTGCGAACATTATATGTCCCGTTAGAATTATAATCGGCCATCTTAGTTCCAATGCCGAAGTTCGTAAAGCGGGAATCAGCATCGTATTCGAAGGTGACTGCCTTATCCTTCTCACGCCCATGGAGCTTAAATGCAGAAGGAGCAGTCTTAATCGCCTTCTCCACTAAGTCCCTAGGGATCTGAACCATATTGGTCTTATCATTGACGGTACATCCGTTCTTTCTAAAAATTTCTCTTGCCGACTTGTCTGCCACCTGGACTCCAGTCTTTTGGAGGAGTTCCATTGTTGCCTCATGGATTGCTTTCAGTTTCTCCACTGACAATATCTCGTATTGCTTCATTTTTTACCTCCTTGAAAAGGTGCAATTTTCTCTCACACCATTTTACATGTAATTGATTATTGATACATAATGATTTGGAAAAAATATAGCATATATGTAGCAATATTGATTATTAATTATCTATATTGTCAATTTATGGAAAATAATAATCTTATACTAACTTTAATCTTTTCTCTCATCCCGCATTGATATATCGAAAATAACAGAATCAAACATGAAAAACTAAGATCGCATGTTAACAGATTTGATTCGTCTCTGCGACATTATCCATCCTAGGTAAGTCGAGTATTAACACCAAATTTGAATTAAATGGTCAATAAAACCTAAATTCGATAATCGAAAAAAAGGTATATTGGTAGGGTCTTGACGGCAGAAGAATTAATTGGGATTAAGAGGAGTGATTATTTTCTTGTCAAGACCCCACGAAATTGTTTCAATTTACCTCATTAGCCTTTATCAACACCCCCTCTCCTTTCTCCTTTTCCGTTAATTTATTGCGTTCATTCTGAGAATACATCCATATTGGGAAAAACGCCACGATTAAGACTATGCCCAGAACTGTAGCTATAGCTCCATATGATGTATAGTCGACATATAGAGCACCCATAATTAAGAAGGGGATTTGAAGAATGCCTAAAGCGGCTGCAATCCAAATCCAACCTCTTGGGGCCCTATATGGTCTATCGAGTTTTTTCAATTCTGGGTCTCTCTTCGCCTTTACATAGGCGAAGAGGCCAATGCCAAATGCGATTACATAGCCGATAGCGGATGCTGCCATCACGACAACGAGGTTTCCCAGAGAAATTAGGAACATGTTTATTATCGCAATTACAAGAAGGGCTCGCATTGGCTCTCCCTTACTGCTGGTATGGTCAAGCCACTTGGGCATATTCCCTTCGCGAGCCATTCCATACAAAGCCCTTGCGGAAACAGAATATCCCATCTGGGTCAGTAGAACTAGTGTGCCGATCAGGAATAATATTGCTATTTCTCCACCAATATCACCGAAAACCAAGTTAGCCACTGGTTGTAAAACCGAGATAGGTTGTGCCAATACTCCATCAATCCCTAGAGTTCCAATTGTAGAGGCCTGTACCAATACATACATTATCAGGCAAAAGCCACCACAGGCAAACAATGCCTTTGGGATATCGCGGCCTGGGTTTTTGTATTCTGGGCCATACATCGCACATCCTTCCCATCCTAGAGCCGCCCATTGCGCCATCGTTATTAGCCCGAATAACATCAAAACGCCATTGATATCCCAAGTCCATGCTGGAGTGAGTGCCGTAGTTATGTATTCTATATGGAAGTTACCAGTTAGGAACGGAGCTATAACAATTGCCGTTATCGGAACTACAGAAAAAACCGCCAGTATTAGTCCTAATTTTGCTCCAGAATTCAACCCCCTTGAGGCGATTAAGGCCAGAACTACATAAATCACTCCTCCCAATATTAGATTTAGGACAGTTGAATCAATATTTAAATTAGGAAATAAGCTTTCAACATACGCTCCGATGGTCATTATATAGACAGCTCCGACCATCCACGTAATTAGGTAACCCCACGCGCAGTATCCGCCAATAAGCCGTCCTTTGTCATACTTATTCTTTTTTCCACTCTTGTCCTTAAAAACTTCTTGTGCGAAGCCAGGAATCCCTGATACATTTGGGAAAGCCGTTGCTAGCTCTCCAAAGGCCATGTTTTGTAAAAAGCCCTGGAGCATCACTAAAGCCCATAGGAGTATTGACCAACCCCAAAGATATGATGTTTCAAATCCAATCGTAGGTAAAATTGCAAGCGGCAATCCTACTGCTATGAGAAATCCTTCTCGCCAACTAATACTTCTTCGAAGACCAGATACATTATTTTCTTCAGACATTATATACCTCCATTTTCCTCCCAACACAATAAAAAAGGAGAGTTTAGTTACTACATCATCTTCCTCTCATTGCTAACTTGGCTTTCTCGATCGCATCAGAGGAATTCTCCCCGTAGATGTCCGCACCGATTTTATCAGCCCAGGCCTGAGTAATCGGGGCCCCGCCAACCATCGACTTAACTTTGCCTTTGAGCCCCTCTTCCTTTAACAATTCCTCGATCTTTATTTGGCCGACCATAGTGGTTGTCATCAGTGCTGAAGAGCCGATGAAGTCAGCCCCTTTCTTTGCCTCTTCAATAAATGCCGTGGGATGCACATCCCTGCCCATATTGATTACATTGAAACCAGCCACTCCCATCATGATGGCAACAATGTCCTTTCCAATGCAGTGTACATCTCCTTCAATAGTTCCGATTGCCACTGTCCCTATACTATTGGTCGTTCCATTCTCACCCATTGCCTTTAACCTAGGAGTCAGTACTTCGACACCAGCGTTCATG includes the following:
- a CDS encoding APC family permease, whose product is MSEENNVSGLRRSISWREGFLIAVGLPLAILPTIGFETSYLWGWSILLWALVMLQGFLQNMAFGELATAFPNVSGIPGFAQEVFKDKSGKKNKYDKGRLIGGYCAWGYLITWMVGAVYIMTIGAYVESLFPNLNIDSTVLNLILGGVIYVVLALIASRGLNSGAKLGLILAVFSVVPITAIVIAPFLTGNFHIEYITTALTPAWTWDINGVLMLFGLITMAQWAALGWEGCAMYGPEYKNPGRDIPKALFACGGFCLIMYVLVQASTIGTLGIDGVLAQPISVLQPVANLVFGDIGGEIAILFLIGTLVLLTQMGYSVSARALYGMAREGNMPKWLDHTSSKGEPMRALLVIAIINMFLISLGNLVVVMAASAIGYVIAFGIGLFAYVKAKRDPELKKLDRPYRAPRGWIWIAAALGILQIPFLIMGALYVDYTSYGAIATVLGIVLIVAFFPIWMYSQNERNKLTEKEKGEGVLIKANEVN
- a CDS encoding dimethylamine corrinoid protein 3, translated to MATKDEIVQKAKLSVLGYNKKGAAEVAKESIMNNIDPLIVIQDGFTPAMAIVGEKYNQGTLFLPHVVAAADAMQAGIAVLVPEIKKKGSSNLMKSKGVVAIGTIEGDVHSIGKDIVAVMLTVDGFDVTNLGKDVPIDSFIKAAKNGAEFIGSSSLMTTSMVNQLKIEEAMREEGLKGKVKTIVGGAPVTQAWADKIGADIYGENSSDAVRKLEAAIINK
- a CDS encoding dimethylamine corrinoid protein 3; translated protein: MINKDQFIQRARASVVEFDAQAAKDVAAESIEARISPVDMIQDGFSKGMNEVGEKYGAGLLFLPHVIAAADAMNAGVEVLTPRLKAMGENGTTNSIGTVAIGTIEGDVHCIGKDIVAIMMGVAGFNVINMGRDVHPTAFIEEAKKGADFIGSSALMTTTMVGQIKIEELLKEEGLKGKVKSMVGGAPITQAWADKIGADIYGENSSDAIEKAKLAMRGR